Sequence from the Mytilus galloprovincialis chromosome 10, xbMytGall1.hap1.1, whole genome shotgun sequence genome:
CGTTTTAAAGAAATCAAACATTTATAACTTCAAAACAACATAAATAGTTCTCAAAGTTATCAAGCTAAAAAATTAATACGCCAAATGCGCGTTTCGTTTCattatgccggcgtcacacattggcgtaaaGACCGACGTGCACCAAatgtacagagaaaattgacaaagtcggtatacgtaagttgcacgccagaggaacgctaagcaatcgttaaacgctcgttgcataagtttgaagtacgtcgaattACAAAGGTGTACGCTTGGTGAAAGCTACAACTCGAGGAAATTtttatgccggcgtcacacattggcgtatagaccgacgtgcaccaaacgtacagagaaaattgacaatgtcggtatacgttagttgcacgccagaggaacgctAAGCAATCGCTAAACCCTCGctgataagtttgaagtacgtcgaaatacaaaggtatacgcttggtgacgCTACAACGCGAGGAAATTTTTAAGCAGCATAAACATTTTCATCCAGCTGAAGCGTTTGTAAAGCGTATATCTGTACGCTACACACACGTaatacatacgctacaagcgcgttgaaaacgctaccgataagtttgagacacgtgtAGCGTGCATCACATCTACGTTAGACACATGCCAGGCATACGCCAACAAACGTTTCTTGAACGCCCGATACATGCTTaggtacgcttctcgtacgcACAATACACGCTTagagctcgttgtgcacacgttacagatatgattgacaggttgaatgcatccacaATTACAAGCGTGttggcagcgtacatgatttttAACACTCccggcgtacgtcggagctatacgctgatgtgtgacgccggtataagactcatcattgactacctcaggcatagattaccttagctgtatttggcaaaacttttaggaattttggttctcaaagctcttcaacttcgtactttatttggcctttttaactgttttggattcgagcgtcactgatgagtctttcgtagacgaaacgcgcgcctggtatatatactaaatttagtcctggtgtatatactaaatttagtcctggtatctatgatgagtttatttatcagaacaaaatattcataaagtcAAATAAAgacaaagttgaagaccattgaggacccgaaattccaaaaggttgtgccaaatgcggctaaggtaatgtatgcatgggataagaaaattctacatatttcgaaaaatttatatatttgaacacaggaaatttatacaattgaccatttacttttatacattgtgacttggatggagagttgtttcattggcaattataccacatcttcctatatctatataattgatttttactGGGCTACTAAAAAATTGACTTGGGGTAGAAATCCCTGCCCGATTCCAAGAGAATCAAATGGTTGTTTTCTAAGCATAAAAGAAAGcatacaactatttttttttcatttcttgcaTTACTTTATGTCCATTTCTTTTTTAGATTTATATTGTACTAGATGGTCGtgttataaacataaattgcaaaCAATTATTGAAAGACATTTTGAATTAAAGAGGTGCAGCAATATTTCAACTTCGACAATTTTCTAGTAAAACGACGAAATAACGTCTTCGACCGGTTTTTTTACCTGAAGACATAGAATGGTACACCAGAGCGAGACTGACAGTAAATATGGGAAGTGTatgaatacatataaaaaaaaatcttactctGCACGTGTTACAAGAATCCGTGATGAAAACACGAGGAAATTAAAGATGACAAAAACTCTGCTAAAGGATATATTCAACATCTCTTACATTCGGAAAACCACAAATATGGAAACAGGATATTAAATTTAAAGGTATaataacctcttttttttttatttataagaaaGTTTTTTTCATTGAATTCTTATGCGATCATTCGTCATTCGTTAtatgataatacaaaaaaatgtcaagCAAAGGCAATACGAATTTGTTGATGAAGATCAAATTGAGATGAACCCTTCTGCTAGAAAAATGTTATCTGTACCCGTTCCATTAGTACCTACCGTCTACTTTTAAAAACCGTGAATAAAATATAAGCTTCTTGCAATTGAAAATTACTCGTACTGTATTATACACAAAGGAATATACAATACGTGCAGCTATATACACAAAACCAGATTTTATaagttatattatttttaaaaaaggttGGTAGAATATCACAAATAGTATCCaactaaggccaaataaaataatatgtgtgtttcctgtttcatctttgaaaaaatagggtaggtaggtagggattttttttttattttatcatttttttttacattgagtctatgggagagaaatcctgactttaacagtgcttattgaaaaatgaccaaaaaacactttagggtaggctattttttaacGAATTACTTTCCTTTatcaatcgtagactggttccataccggacaaaattggcCTTTGTcaatgcaaagcatgatgaactgaaagtgatgtatcggcaatttaactaatttttcatgaaaaataatttatgatgtcaaaagtatttagttcaacaacaaattaatgtaattaaaagatttgaaaaccttatagattactcacattacgcacaaGTAGATTTGCCTTTTCTGCACtccaatgtaaataaaaattagtGTCCCTCATAAGGCAGACACATAAAAAAGGaatctctaattacagggtcaattacgggaattggcaaatagcctattgACACATACAAAAACAGTTTGTTAAACCTTTATACAAATATCTTGTTTATCGCAAAGCTTCAAAAGGTACAGATATAACGAATTGGATTAATAATCTAATGATGTATACATGCTGATTGTGATTTGATGTTCTTAACAAATGTTTAAACAAGAGTCTCTGTACTCTGCGCGTTggtctgtttgtttgtttcaatAGAATGCGGATTGACATTGTGCCTTGTGTTGTTTGGTTTGTTGTCGTTATTGATAGTATGTTGCAACGAAAATGCATTAGATGAATCGCCACGTATTGCTGATTCGCTTGCAAAAACTGCATTGTTTGATAAGACAAATCCGTTGTCTCCCCTCTGATCATTCACAGCGTTGTCTGAATGTAAACTATCATAGGATGGTGGTTCAATGGGTGGACTATATTCTGGTAGTTTATTTGAAACAACAACGTCATAGGGTGGAGGTTCATTGTTATAAACGGTAAACAGGTGAACTTCACTCGAATTGCTCGCACTCCTTGACTGGCGTTGCAGTTGATTTCGTCGTCGGCGTCGTTTGCAAAGTGGAATCAAAATTACTGTCATTACGATCAATATTATAACCAAAGCTCCGAGGATTGTTCCACCTACAAAAGATTTGGATAATTTATTTAAACTCATTACAATTAAGCGAATTAGTACAGAtcgtattaaaaaaaacacaattctTTTATGTTCTCGAAAGAAAAAATTCTATTAAAGACTGTCATTAatggatatatatatagtatataaataaagaaactataaAAGCAGAaaataaaatgcttgtttttgagataaaagcCATTGAAAGTTTATCGAAAAAAAATATCTCTATTTTCTAATACTTACTTATAGTTATTGATGAGTTAACTCTTGGTCTGCAATCTGAAACATCAAAGGTTATACTAAAGTCATATGCATAGTCCTTATAACAATATTGCAAGAAAATGATTCAGATGTACATAATATAATATTACTTGATTTAtgtcacttgactgggcgggtcTTGAACGGTTATTAGTTGAATAATGCCGATTGAAACCAGAAAAGAAATGTAAGTCATAACTAACATTTCCAAAAACATCATAAAGTATCATCATAAACTTTATTGAAATCTGCAATATTTGTAAGAGTCCGCGAAGTATTCAAGAATTGTCCGATTTCAGGAAGAAGAAAACAACTCAGAATTAGTGAGAGTATCGCTAGATATACATATAACAATCTAAACTTAAAACATGCAAAATATCATGGAGACAAAACAGGCAAGTTTGGtttttatatggttttatttgTGATACATTAGGTGTATTTGTTTAAAGTTAATAATAGTATAACTCAATAGCGTTCTAATTCAAACCTATTGGAAAAGTTGCGGtccatgaaaacaaatatttcatcaataatAAAAGTTTTCTGCTAAGTTTTCAGTTcactatatttataaattgaatgcttcagtttttcaactttttttttggtGATTAAGCGTTGACTGAGCCACATACTAAATTTTGCGCAAATATCAACAACGGTTTAGCAACCttgtacaattaaaaaataaataaattgggtgtttttactgtcttctgattggttaaaattattagttttattttcaatgttgtcaattttgatggcgacacgcccactctgacgttgtgtattcatacgccaacatgtgtgtacgttgttattgttaatataaataatataaaaagttctttgagccttatttttgatagaaatttatttataatgaatggcaataatttattttgagtTCAATTCTTATATGATTACATTCATAGAAACTCTATAACTACATTTATGACATGAAGAGTTATATAAAGATTTCCGTTTGTTTTCCTATGCATTGTAGCGACGGTTACAAAAATGTATCATGAAAAACGCGTGCATTCATCGATATAACGTATTACAATTTAAATGCCCCACGACTGTTCTCAGCCAATCAAATGGACGGTTTCTTATGCTTAACGATACATGAatattaatgatattttatttgtaatagtACTATCATAACCAACAAAACGGGAGATTGAATTGTAATACAAGGACCAGTGATTAAACTTCGAAAAGCTGTAAAAATGTCCATGCTTAAAATGAATACAAAGTCAGTGGTTCCATTTTGTGGGTAGTTTGGTTACTGTCTAATAAACGTTTACCCCTCAATTTGTTTCATACATACTTAATTATCAGTTTATGATCAATACATACCAGACACTATATCATGTAATACATTAATTGTAAACATACAGGTCCCGATATTTCTGGAGTGGTCTGTCGCATTATAGACCAAGCAGTGCAATCCAGGGGATAGTTTCGTATTATTGAACTGATTCGGGTCATTTTTGTACAAAACACCCACATTGTCCGTCACCGTTGGTTCAGTCCATGTTACATTTTCTCCAAATGAAACAATTTGGTCTTTAGGACAGTTTTCATATACTGGTGGGtagatatctatatataaaaataatgcaaTTCAATGGTTTTAACATGTGTTACGTGCCATCAAAATAGTTCAACCCGACACATtttgtgtgtgcctgtcccaagccaggtgCCTGTAAATTGTATTTTGTGCTGTGTAacctatttgtttttctttcagttttttTGTCAATAAATCATGCCGTTCATTTTctcatttgtattgttttacatttgtaatttcggggccttttaaagctgactatgcggtatgggctttgcttattattgaaggccgtacggtgacatacagttgttaatttctgtgttaagTGATCTCTTGTAagacttgtctcattgacaatcataccacatcttcttatcttcaTATAAGACCATGTTATATGTATGAATATTGAGAGGAGTAGATTACATCTTAAAAATTGAGATTTAATTACGGTGTATATGGATACAATCATTccaaataaatttgaattaataGTATTGGCATGTCCTATGATTGAAGACCTGTTTGATTTACAGTTGCACAactcaaaatttgttttatatctcaaaatattttaaaagcgtTATAAATCTCATTATAGTGCAATCTCGTTATTTAATCACGGACAGCATGCCCAAACGAAAAACCTGTCTTCATTTACAGTGTTTGATAGGGTTTGTTTTGCTTATAACTTGtttaactttaatattttattttgtcttgtTTTTTAATGACCCTGGTGTCGTCTGTCTTTTtcgaaatgtgtttttttttttattgtgtccaTGGTACCTTTATACCATTTTTATccttctaaatttaaaaaaaaaaacaacattttttgtattcttttgtacttgttttaagatttgattaataataaatttaaacttttgccttttcaaactacatgtatatactattAATTTACCCTAAAGTTAAAAAGATTGGATAACAGATAAGCAGCTtaattccaaaaaaaatcaaCTCTTGGACACTTCGTTCAGGAACATGCTATAAGGAGTTTATTCTCGCATAATGTATCGCTTTATTACTTTCACGATTGTACAGTATAAACCTTATACAAACACTTGCAATATACAGATGATAACACATGTTTAATCCCAAACTTTAATACTAAAAGCATACAATCCAAACCTTTTATGACAACTGAGAAGTGACAATACGTTCTATTTCCATAAGCGTCCTTTTCACTGGTAGCGGTAACATTTTCATAGGGACTAGAACATCGACAATGCTCAAATTCGTCCTTCGATATGCCTACATAAAGGGAAGTCCCTTTCCAGTCTTGGGCATGGAAGTGTTTTCTTGATAAAAATCCGACATTACGTGTTGTGCCAATATAAACTGGTATGTGTTCACCAAGTCTTGGACAGCCTATCATTGTAGGTTCTATAGAAAGAGAAGACAGTTTTaaaaactacacaatggatttagTTTTACTAttattttgacatgaaaataaaaagaagatgtgaagATTTGAAGTCATTTAAGTTCGAATATTGAATTCAAATTCTATTTTTGTTATTAGAAATTTGAAGATTAAGATAATGGATATGAATGTCATTATGAATACCCTAACATATACAATTGATTTCTTTGTCAGAATGACTTTGGGATGAAGACCGCATGTTCTGCGCATGACTGTACTGATTTTTGGCATTGAGCATAGATAACCCGGTATTCTTTCTATTATATTTTGGAAAAACAAGGCTTGCAAGCATTTCGTAAACTTTTCTGCATTATATAAATCTAACTACCACAACATAAATCCACGAGAGGTACATATTTACGGTAgacatatataaatgtactgATACATGTATAACCCGAATAATTTCGAATAAGTCAGTCTCTCCCTGTAATTGATCTCAATCATCTACTTTCCAATAGCAATCGTAGAATAGCgaaatataacgactgaattattcgtgAAAATATTGATATACATTTGAACTTGCTATAGAAATATTAAGACTCACTTTTGTAATCTGGTGGCAAACCTAAAATAGTAACGAAATTCAaactaaaacaatttaaatagtAAATGACATTCAaaccaaaacaattaaaatagtAACGACATGTAAAGATTCATAAATTTTTCTATAAGATCCCATTAACTATGTTTAAATTATATGCTCTACTTTGGGAGGAATCAAAACTCTCACAAAGTGAAATGAATCTAAAATATAATTCTGTATGATAGTTTTCCTGAAATCGCAATAGTTAAACTCGTAttcttgtccattcttttttaaattgtaattttattGCACACAATAATTATATATGCGAGGGGTGGccttcgggtttttttttttggttttttttttttgcgctctttggtctggttgttgtctctttgacacattccccctttcctttctaaattttataactTGTACTTTAGACAAATATCAAATCCATATTGCctaatatgtaataaataattaATGAACTTACTTGAGACACAGCGACCGTCTTCATCTAGAGTCCACCCATCACAACACCTTGTTTCGCAAGTATAGCCTGTACTACTGACGCTATTTAAATATGAGCACATGTTTTTATCGTTACTGTTATTCTCACAAATTGAGGCTctgaaattttaaataacatacatattaaaataggaatgattgatttttgtttgctttacatccagtggcaaacatGTCAAGTAAATtcttcgtttctcgttttttttttataaacgatgCAGAATTGACCATaattgtttttcctgtttgagtcgttttacacttgtcatgttttgtgccatttaacatgtttaaagcttgctgttcggtgtgagccattgctccgtgttgaagaccgtactgttACCTACATAtgtatgatggtttacttttacaaatttttactTGGATGCATGTTGTCTAATTGTCACTCAtacccacaggcacttgtctcagagagaaaaaaatcctatatacctttatataacactaatatattaaggtatataggatttttttctgagacaagtgcctgt
This genomic interval carries:
- the LOC143049966 gene encoding uncharacterized protein LOC143049966, with amino-acid sequence MTVVNMAEAFRGCSFYLFLIYFLFFETSFARASICENNSNDKNMCSYLNSVSSTGYTCETRCCDGWTLDEDGRCVSSLPPDYKKPTMIGCPRLGEHIPVYIGTTRNVGFLSRKHFHAQDWKGTSLYVGISKDEFEHCRCSSPYENVTATSEKDAYGNRTYCHFSVVIKDIYPPVYENCPKDQIVSFGENVTWTEPTVTDNVGVLYKNDPNQFNNTKLSPGLHCLVYNATDHSRNIGTCMFTINVLHDIVSDCRPRVNSSITISGTILGALVIILIVMTVILIPLCKRRRRRNQLQRQSRSASNSSEVHLFTVYNNEPPPYDVVVSNKLPEYSPPIEPPSYDSLHSDNAVNDQRGDNGFVLSNNAVFASESAIRGDSSNAFSLQHTINNDNKPNNTRHNVNPHSIETNKQTNAQSTETLV